The DNA segment CCCGGCTCTTACCCCAGCGGGAAAAGAATACCCCACCACCGAGTTGTGGTGGGCCTCCGGCAGGGTGTCAAAGAAGGCCCAGGATTTGGCATTCTCATTGAGCTGGTTCTTCCAGCGCCGGGACACGCCTTGGAGGAACCCGGTCCCATAGACCACCACCAGGCGACGGGCTAACCTCCGGGCCAGGGTCTTGGCGGGGTTTCCCCTTTCCATCCCCAGGGCCCCGGCCATCTTCTCCAGGACCCCCACCATCTCCGCCACCCCGGCGGACTTGTCGCGGAGCAGGCCCAGGCGCTCCAGGGCCCCCACCAGCCCCAGGAAGCTGTAGCCTACCGCCGCCCGGGGCGGTGCCTGATAGTCTATCGAGAAGACCGGTATGTCTTCCTTCTTGGCCAGCTCCCCCAGCCGGCCGCCGGAGGTTATGGCCAGCTTTCTGGCCGGGCTCTTGAGGCTGGCGAGAAAGCTGGAGAGGGTCTCTTCAGTATTGCCGGAGTAGCTGGAGAAGATGGCGAGTGTGCGCTTGTCCAGGAAGGGAGGGGGGGTGTAGTCCCGGTGGACGATGACCGCCAGGCCCTCCTCGCCGGCCAGCCCTGCCAGCAGGTCCCCTGCGGTGGCGGAGCCTCCCATTCCCACCAGCACCAACTTGTCCACCTGCCGGTAGCTCCTGGGGAGCTTCAGCCCCAGCCCCTTCTTGTAGGCCAGGAGGCACTGCTGGGGGAGCGCCAGGAGATGGGCCTTCATGCCCCCGGCGTCTCGCACCTTGACCATCTACAGCCCCGCCAGCCTTTTCCCTCCCTTTAGGAGCTCCTCTACCTGCTGAGGGGACAGGCCCTCGGCATAGATGCGCAGCAGGGGCTCGGTGCGGGAGAAACGCACAAGGAGCCAGGAGCCGTCGGCCATGATGAAGCGGAGGCCGTCCACCGTATCCCGGGAGACTACCTTCTGACTGGCCAGGAGCTTGGGGGC comes from the Chloroflexota bacterium genome and includes:
- a CDS encoding bifunctional phosphoglucose/phosphomannose isomerase gives rise to the protein MVKVRDAGGMKAHLLALPQQCLLAYKKGLGLKLPRSYRQVDKLVLVGMGGSATAGDLLAGLAGEEGLAVIVHRDYTPPPFLDKRTLAIFSSYSGNTEETLSSFLASLKSPARKLAITSGGRLGELAKKEDIPVFSIDYQAPPRAAVGYSFLGLVGALERLGLLRDKSAGVAEMVGVLEKMAGALGMERGNPAKTLARRLARRLVVVYGTGFLQGVSRRWKNQLNENAKSWAFFDTLPEAHHNSVVGYSFPAGVRAGSLVVLLTSPLLSPRHRLRLEITREVLHRERVAYEEVMREGKAVLSQMMGLLYLGDWVSYYLAGLHGVDPSPVPTIDLLKERLAQHPLEEV